In the Symphalangus syndactylus isolate Jambi chromosome Y, NHGRI_mSymSyn1-v2.1_pri, whole genome shotgun sequence genome, one interval contains:
- the LOC129476767 gene encoding ribosome maturation protein SBDS, with product MSIFTPTNQIRLTNVAVVRMKRAGKRFEIACYKNKVVGWRSGVEKDLDEVLQTHSVFVNVSKGQVAKKEDLISAFGTDDQTEICKQILTKGEVQVSDKERHTQLEQMFRDIATIVADKCVNPETKRPYTVILIERAMKDIHYSVKTNKSTKQQALEVIKQLKEKMKIERAHMRLRFILPVNEGKKLKEKLKPLIKVIESEDYGQQLEIVCLIDPGCFREIDELIKKETKGKGSLEVLNLKDVEEGDEKFE from the coding sequence ATGTCGATCTTCACCCCCACCAACCAGATCCGCCTAACCAATGTGGCCGTGGTACGGATGAAGCGCGCCGGGAAGCGCTTCGAAATCGCCTGCTACAAAAACAAGGTCGTCGGCTGGCGGAGCGGCGTGGAAAAAGACCTTGATGAAGTTCTGCAGACCCACTCAGTGTTTGTAAATGTTTCTAAAGGTCAGGTTGCCAAGAAGGAAGATCTCATCAGTGCGTTTGGAACAGATGACCAAACTGAAATCTGTAAGCAGATTTTGACTAAAGGAGAAGTTCAAGTATCAGATAAAGAAAGACATACACAACTGGAGCAGATGTTTAGGGACATTGCAACTATTGTGGCAGACAAATGTGTGAATCCTGAAACAAAGAGACCATACACCGTGATCCTTATTGAGAGAGCCATGAAGGACATCCACTATTCAGTGAAAACCAACAAGAGTACAAAACAGCAGGCTTTGGAAGTGATAAAGcagttaaaagagaaaatgaagatagAACGTGCTCACATGAGGCTTCGGTTCATCCTTCCAGTCAATGAAGGCAAGAAGCTGAAAGAAAAGCTCAAGCCACTGATCAAGGTCATAGAAAGTGAAGATTATGGCCAACAGTTAGAAATTGTATGTCTGATTGACCCGGGCTGCTTCCGAGAAATTGATGAgctaataaaaaaggaaaccaaaggCAAAGGTTCTTTGGAAGTACTCAATTTGAAAGATGTGGAAGAAGGAGATGAGAAATTTGAATGA